From one Dermacentor silvarum isolate Dsil-2018 chromosome 3, BIME_Dsil_1.4, whole genome shotgun sequence genomic stretch:
- the LOC125943814 gene encoding uncharacterized protein LOC125943814 isoform X2: MELEGQHNYNKDCWLQFQEEANMLPMQTSLPASTDCGEGSADGQVNRMTTQHTSSALAPEPAATPMSSTAQEATKQTCRKWDKNFLPSFSAYLNPLLHGQEMLTMARRRMTAQLRDEVIEFLEKNNLIKSSNSAVRRWNYCAFAEALSDAYPRMVWETKGTAAVQQLGWAISENVTDPERIDLSRMNMLLHATIEVRKKNPVEELPVYFLNAAVVSVFT; the protein is encoded by the exons ATGGAGCTGGAAGGACAGCACAACTACAACAAAG ACTGTTGGCTACAGTTTCAAGAGGAAGCTAATATGTTGCCCATGCAAACAAGCCTTCCGGCTTCAACAGACTGTGGTGAAGGCTCCGCAGACGGCCAAGTGAACCGCATGACAACGCAGCACACGAGCAGTGCTCTGGCACCAGAACCAGCTGCTACTCCCATGAGCTCCACAGCTCAG GAAGCCACCAAGCAGACTTGTCGGAAGTGGGATAAAaactttcttccctctttctctgCATACTTAAATCCACTGCTCCATGGCCAAGAAATGCTTACTATGGCACGCCGCCGCATGACAGCACAGCTAAGAGATGAGGTCATTGAATTCCTTGA AAAGAACAACTTGATTAAAAGTTCTAACTCTGCTGTCAGAAGGTGGAACTACTGTGCCTTTGCAGAAGCTCTAAGTGACGCCTATCCACGAATGGTATGGGAAACAAAAGGAACTGCAGCAGTTCAGCAGCTTGGATGG GCGATTTCAGAAAATGTGACAGACCCAGAAAGAATTGATCTCTCCAGAATGAACATGTTGCTGCATGCAACCATTGAAGTACGGAAGAAAAATCCAGTCGAGGAACTCCCTGTATACTTTTTGAATGCAGCTGTGGTAAGCGTATTTACATAA
- the LOC125943814 gene encoding uncharacterized protein LOC125943814 isoform X1 translates to MELEGQHNYNKDCWLQFQEEANMLPMQTSLPASTDCGEGSADGQVNRMTTQHTSSALAPEPAATPMSSTAQVAYLCKHCDFSSYYFSRFAKHVKEYHPGIKEYSCAICKVTFAALSRYKTHYDECHGPAQISEEIHGHTELSGLESGESYAESLNMDTSLEPDVLALSDEDRMSDLCRLLEGKHRCSKTVVDTVVKGVSNLFYAKGLHFDVFNLNSDKARKRLYEANCIYVKPNEIVLSNGSRAYYVPLKSLLQNLFRHPEGAAYLQRRFSFSEDGFLRDICDGVRFKSRAEFKQENALGVMLYCDDVEIANPLGMKRGTCGKLTLFYVTFANFPVSKRSQLNSIFLLAVANSRDLKTSATKTELLQDFVEAMNELAGRGISVQVKEGEIRAKGGLVAFLGDSLASSAIAGFKESFSPNVRYACRRCKARTCDFPNIFLHSDCPLRTDREIEAKVQQLLSTENKAERKEVSASSGIKGPSVLGLVTGFSLTRDVLFDPMHILLEGIIPKEISLFMRHQIHTLRSFSRKQLNDSLKAFKFHHSISTSEYPRMFDASLQLVSSASATAILVVHLPLILNNIVSVNVLGPTYECLILICQIMQLILSPVLSIDALGTLESLIINHQKLFLSCYGEQAFTPKLHMLIHMVDQIKEYGPGHHHWTMRYEGKNALPKSKKLFNFKNVPFSVSEFFQINLSHSMWHGNGEAKISFLDGTNEDQSGIPYPLSPAFVQAGLPVSSLDSVGQSVQSVMCDNVVIKVNDIMMTQTVSGDAGFLKITVIVQFLKQVFFVCHVMVMEAFDTNLNCFVLRATNHELVVSKKKFLLSWPLYVYKHDSVFYCLPRYYSSLP, encoded by the exons ATGGAGCTGGAAGGACAGCACAACTACAACAAAG ACTGTTGGCTACAGTTTCAAGAGGAAGCTAATATGTTGCCCATGCAAACAAGCCTTCCGGCTTCAACAGACTGTGGTGAAGGCTCCGCAGACGGCCAAGTGAACCGCATGACAACGCAGCACACGAGCAGTGCTCTGGCACCAGAACCAGCTGCTACTCCCATGAGCTCCACAGCTCAGGTAGCTTACCTGTGTAAACACTGCGACTTTTCGTCATATTacttcagtcgttttgctaaGCATGTCAAAGAATATCATCCTGGTATTAAGGAATACAGTTGTGCCATTTGTAAGGTAACTTTTGCTGCACTTAGCCGCTACAAGACACACTATGATGAATGCCATGGACCTGCACAGATATCAGAGGAAATTCATGGTCATACTGAATTAAGTGGCCTAGAATCTGGAGAAAGCTATGCAGAGAGCTTAAATATGGATACTTCATTAGAACCGGATGTTCTCGCACTTAGTGATGAGGACAGGATGTCAGATTTGTGCAGGCTGCTTGAGGGCAAACACAGATGTTCAAAAACAGTCGTGGATACTGTTGTGAAAGGTGTATCAAATTTGTTTTATGCGAAAGGCCTGCACTTTGATGTTTTTAATTTAAACAGTGACAAAGCACGAAAACGTTTGTATGAAGCGAATTGCATCTACGTCAAACCCAATGAGATTGTTCTTTCAAATGGTAGTCGGGCATACTATGTACCATTGAAGTCCCTCTTGCAAAATTTATTCCGACATCCTGAAGGAGCAGCTTACCTCCAGCGACGCTTTTCCTTTTCTGAAGATGGTTTTCTCAGAGATATTTGTGATGGCGTCAGGTTTAAGAGTCGTGCTGAGTTTAAGCAGGAGAATGCTTTAGGGGTCATGCTTTACTGTGATGACGTAGAAATTGCTAACCCTTTGGGAATGAAGAGGGGGACATGTGGAAAGCTTACACTGTTTTATGTTACATTTGCAAACTTTCCAGTTTCCAAAAGGTCGCAGCTGAATTCTATCTTCCTTCTTGCTGTTGCAAACTCAAGAGACCTGAAGACATCAGCCACTAAAACTGAACTACTTCAGGATTTTGTCGAAGCCATGAATGAGCTGGCAGGCAGAGGAATTTCGGTCCAAGTGAAGGAAGGAGAGATACGGGCAAAAGGGGGCCTGGTAGCATTTCTGGGTGACAGTCTCGCAAGCAGTGCTATAGCCGGCTTTAAAGAATCTTTTTCACCAAATGTGCGGTATGCATGCCGACGCTGTAAGGCACGCACTTGTGATTTTCCGAATATATTTTTACACTCAGATTGTCCTTTGAGGACAGACAGGGAAATTGAAGCCAAGGTGCAGCAGTTGCTCAGCACAGAAAACAAGGCTGAGCGGAAAGAGGTGTCAGCTTCTTCAGGTATTAAAGGCCCATCTGTGCTTGGTCTAGTTACAGGGTTCTCTTTAACTCGAGACGTGCTCTTTGACCCTATGCATATTCTTCTAGAAGGAATAATACCCAAAGAAATTTCTTTGTTTATGCGTCACCAAATACACACCCTTCGTTCATTTAGTCGAAAACAACTAAATGATTCCTTAAAGGCATTCAAGTTTCACCATTCAATCAGTACCAGTGAGTACCCACGCATGTTCGATGCGTCATTACAGCTTGTGTCATCAGCAAGTGCAACAGCCATTCTTGTAGTGCACCTCCCGCTTATTTTGAACAACATTGTTTCTGTTAATGTCTTGGGGCCGACATACGAATGCTTGATTCTTATTTGTCAAATTATGCAGCTGATACTTTCTCCAGTTTTGAGCATTGATGCATTGGGTACGCTCGAGTCGCTGATTATCAACCACCAAAAATTGTTCCTCAGCTGTTATGGGGAGCAAGCTTTCACGCCAAAGCTACACATGTTGATTCACATGGTGGACCAGATCAAGGAGTATGGACCAGGCCACCATCATTGGACTATGAGATATGAGGGGAAAAATGCACTGCCTAAGTCCAAAAAGCTCTTCAATTTCAAAAATGTTCCGTTTTCAGTAAGCGAATTTTTCCAGATTAATTTGTCCCATTCAATGTGGCATGGGAACGGAGAAGCAAAAATTAGCTTTCTTGATGGCACAAATGAAGACCAAAGCGGCATACCTTACCCTTTGTCGCCTGCCTTCGTTCAAGCAGGCTTACCAGTTTCTTCACTAGATTCTGTTGGCCAATCAGTGCAATCAGTAATGTGTGACAATGTTGTTATTAAGGTGAATGACATTATGATGACTCAGACTGTATCTGGTGATGCCGGCTTTTTGAAAATCACTGTTATTGTCCAGTTTTTGAAACAGGTATTTTTTGTATGCCATGTTATGGTCATGGAAGCTTTTGACACAAATTTGAACTGTTTTGTTTTGAGGGCGACAAACCATGAGTTAGTTGTGTCTAAAAAGAAATTCTTGCTGTCTTGGCCTCTCTATGTATACAAGCACGACAGTGTTTTTTATTGTTTGCCTCGGTATTATTCTTCCTTGCCGTAA